From the genome of Hymenobacter cellulosilyticus, one region includes:
- a CDS encoding GNAT family N-acetyltransferase, producing the protein MDCSRCITLENSRVRLRPLECSDFEDLKAVIFDDEIWRFTTIPNPSDAVGLAAYLTQAVQDRENHRRYPFAIIDRQTGRVVGSTSYGSFALPEKRLEIGWTWIGRDYQRTGLNRAAKHLLLKYAFGELGCERVELKTDARNWKSREAMRRMGATEEGVLRSHMFTQGGQRRDSVYFSILKPEWDQLRLTVFREFDARG; encoded by the coding sequence ATGGACTGTTCCCGCTGCATCACGCTCGAAAACTCCCGCGTCCGGCTGCGGCCGTTGGAGTGTTCCGACTTTGAAGACCTGAAAGCCGTCATCTTCGACGACGAAATCTGGCGCTTTACCACCATACCCAACCCTAGCGACGCCGTGGGCCTGGCGGCTTACCTTACCCAGGCCGTGCAGGACCGGGAAAACCACCGCCGCTACCCCTTCGCCATCATCGATCGGCAGACGGGGCGGGTGGTGGGCAGCACCAGCTACGGCAGCTTTGCCTTGCCCGAAAAGCGGCTGGAAATCGGCTGGACGTGGATTGGTCGGGATTATCAGCGTACGGGCCTCAACCGCGCCGCCAAACACCTCTTGCTCAAATACGCCTTTGGGGAACTGGGCTGCGAGCGGGTGGAGCTGAAAACCGATGCCCGCAACTGGAAGTCGCGGGAGGCTATGCGCCGCATGGGTGCCACCGAGGAAGGCGTGTTGCGCAGCCACATGTTTACCCAGGGCGGGCAGCGCCGCGACTCGGTCTATTTTAGTATCCTGAAACCGGAATGGGACCAGCTACGGCTCACCGTGTTCCGTGAATTCGACGCCCGTGGCTGA
- a CDS encoding thioredoxin family protein — protein sequence MATPVLTPERLAASYSYTAYRHLIDELQAEGKTTGPQQSELLTNYTRLNVQRMSRIDKTIQLLPELRAAVAALPRRYAWLIITEGWCGDAAQIVPTLEAVAQASGGHITTHYVLRDENLDLIDQYLTNGGRSIPKLVVLDAETLTEAASWGPRPEPAQHMFLELKSQNLPFEEFSTQLHAWYAKDKTQSTQQEILQLVQGLA from the coding sequence ATGGCAACTCCCGTCTTAACGCCTGAGCGCCTGGCCGCCAGCTACTCCTACACCGCCTACCGCCACCTGATTGACGAGCTGCAGGCCGAGGGCAAAACCACTGGTCCGCAGCAGAGCGAGTTGCTGACCAACTACACCCGGCTGAACGTGCAGCGCATGAGCCGCATCGACAAAACCATTCAGCTGCTGCCCGAGCTGCGGGCGGCCGTAGCGGCCCTACCCCGGCGCTATGCCTGGCTGATTATCACCGAAGGCTGGTGCGGCGACGCGGCCCAGATTGTGCCCACGCTGGAAGCCGTGGCCCAGGCCTCGGGCGGCCACATCACGACCCACTACGTACTGCGCGACGAAAACCTGGACCTGATAGACCAGTACCTAACCAACGGGGGCCGCTCTATCCCGAAGCTCGTGGTGCTCGACGCCGAGACGCTGACGGAAGCAGCCAGTTGGGGACCTCGCCCGGAGCCAGCTCAGCACATGTTTCTGGAGCTAAAAAGTCAGAATCTGCCCTTTGAGGAGTTCAGCACCCAGCTCCATGCCTGGTACGCCAAAGACAAGACCCAAAGCACCCAGCAGGAGATTCTGCAGTTGGTGCAAGGATTGGCCTAA
- a CDS encoding DinB family protein has product MWANETLLRHLDGLVAAGQEIPAVCLRLFSHVLNAQAIWIARLSDTKSPVKVWQEHDLAGLHQLHAQTSEHLHQLISSADEAELSRLISYTNSVGDAYTSQVSDIFTHVPVHANYHRAQVATRLRENGLEPINTDFITYCRELSAAGKEQVSL; this is encoded by the coding sequence GTGTGGGCTAACGAAACCCTGCTGCGCCACCTCGACGGATTAGTAGCCGCGGGTCAGGAAATTCCGGCCGTTTGCCTGCGCCTGTTTAGCCACGTGCTCAATGCTCAGGCCATCTGGATTGCCCGCCTCTCGGACACGAAAAGCCCGGTGAAAGTATGGCAGGAGCATGATCTGGCCGGCTTGCACCAGCTGCACGCCCAAACCTCGGAGCATTTGCACCAGCTCATCAGCAGCGCCGACGAGGCCGAGCTGAGCCGCCTGATTTCGTACACCAACTCGGTGGGCGACGCCTACACCAGCCAAGTGTCGGACATCTTTACCCACGTGCCGGTGCACGCCAACTACCACCGGGCTCAGGTAGCCACCCGCCTGCGCGAAAACGGCCTGGAACCCATCAACACCGACTTCATTACCTACTGCCGGGAGCTGTCGGCGGCCGGCAAGGAGCAGGTAAGCCTGTAG
- a CDS encoding diacylglycerol kinase family protein → MASALRSEVHLRFHALATVIVIGLGFYFRISGLEWALVALAVGSVWSAELVNTAIEAVVDLVSPEYHLLAGKAKDVAAGAVLVTAGAALVVGLLVFGPRVWALLG, encoded by the coding sequence GTGGCTTCGGCCTTGCGCTCAGAAGTACACCTGCGCTTTCACGCTCTGGCTACGGTCATTGTTATTGGTTTGGGCTTCTACTTCCGAATTTCCGGCCTAGAATGGGCCCTAGTGGCGTTAGCCGTGGGCTCGGTCTGGTCGGCGGAGCTGGTCAATACCGCCATCGAGGCCGTTGTCGACCTCGTGTCGCCGGAGTACCACCTGCTGGCGGGCAAGGCCAAGGATGTAGCCGCCGGGGCGGTACTCGTGACGGCTGGTGCCGCGCTCGTAGTGGGGCTGCTCGTGTTTGGCCCCCGGGTATGGGCCTTGCTGGGCTAA
- a CDS encoding DUF4382 domain-containing protein, with translation MKFPQLLSVAALASLAFAGCSKDNDAQNQAKLEVRLTDAPGDFSRVNLDVQQIEVHLKDEADPTGWERLAFTPQALNILDYVNGRSALLVSTDFAPGDLKEIRLILGPNNTVTTRDGETYTLKTPSGQTSGVKLKLDKVTLRASETYQLLLDFDVAKSIVERGNWKPGNDKKERYLLKPVVRLVAQEIAGGIYGQVTPAAALPQVLAIRSSLTPADTFSTSADATGAYRLQSLPSGTYRLEYFPSTTAPANQPAYRPATRTGIVVVNNQQTNVPSVSLVN, from the coding sequence ATGAAGTTTCCCCAACTCCTCTCCGTAGCCGCCCTGGCCAGCCTGGCTTTTGCGGGCTGTTCTAAAGACAACGACGCGCAAAATCAGGCCAAGCTCGAGGTGCGCCTCACCGATGCTCCCGGCGACTTCAGCCGCGTGAACCTGGATGTGCAGCAGATTGAGGTTCACCTCAAGGACGAAGCTGACCCCACCGGCTGGGAACGGCTGGCTTTCACGCCCCAGGCCCTCAATATCCTGGATTACGTCAACGGCCGCTCGGCCCTGCTGGTCAGCACCGACTTTGCTCCCGGCGACCTGAAGGAAATTCGCCTGATTCTGGGCCCCAACAACACCGTAACTACCCGCGACGGAGAAACCTACACGCTCAAAACTCCCAGCGGCCAGACTTCGGGCGTGAAGCTGAAGCTGGACAAAGTAACGCTCCGGGCAAGTGAAACCTACCAACTCCTGCTCGACTTCGACGTGGCTAAGTCCATTGTGGAGCGTGGCAACTGGAAGCCCGGCAACGACAAGAAGGAGCGTTACCTGCTCAAGCCCGTAGTGCGCCTGGTAGCCCAGGAAATTGCCGGTGGCATCTACGGGCAGGTTACGCCCGCCGCGGCCCTGCCCCAGGTCCTGGCCATCCGCTCGTCGCTCACGCCCGCCGACACGTTCAGCACCTCCGCCGATGCTACCGGCGCCTACCGCCTGCAGAGCCTGCCCTCGGGTACGTACCGCCTGGAGTATTTCCCCTCCACCACGGCCCCGGCCAATCAGCCCGCTTACCGCCCAGCCACCCGTACCGGCATTGTGGTGGTCAACAATCAGCAAACCAACGTGCCGAGCGTAAGCCTGGTTAACTAA
- a CDS encoding DUF6970 domain-containing protein — MRLFLSLAVSSLAIWLSTACGRGVAVNTPTDPPVSGNVNGNDTPNPTSTNTTDLRASATAAFDTTARPKWLADRIQAHLAEPKANPGVQISRYTYKGQVVYYETLGCCDQFSNVYNAKGKLICHPDGGLTGKGDGQCPDFDKNKTGESLVWRDPR; from the coding sequence ATGCGTTTATTCCTGTCCCTTGCCGTTTCTTCTCTGGCTATCTGGCTGAGTACAGCCTGTGGCCGCGGCGTAGCCGTGAACACGCCTACCGACCCGCCCGTGAGCGGCAATGTAAACGGAAACGATACGCCAAACCCGACCAGCACCAACACCACCGACCTGCGGGCCTCTGCCACGGCGGCCTTCGACACTACCGCCCGTCCCAAGTGGCTGGCCGACCGGATTCAGGCGCACCTGGCCGAGCCCAAAGCCAACCCAGGCGTCCAGATTTCGCGCTACACCTATAAAGGCCAAGTAGTGTACTATGAAACCCTGGGCTGCTGCGACCAGTTCTCTAATGTGTACAACGCTAAGGGTAAGCTTATTTGCCACCCCGACGGGGGCCTGACCGGCAAAGGAGACGGACAGTGCCCTGACTTTGATAAAAACAAAACCGGTGAAAGCCTGGTTTGGCGAGACCCGCGCTAA